One part of the Aspergillus luchuensis IFO 4308 DNA, chromosome 5, nearly complete sequence genome encodes these proteins:
- a CDS encoding uncharacterized protein (COG:S;~EggNog:ENOG410PMYE;~SECRETED:SignalP(1-19)) has translation MAQAISSTVFAIILQLGHWISVVQLGLFHDQVPVSLWEDEIGRLRVWAVDVGADERSSLSLDYRLRDSSHLKDQISNLLEQLQRSCEKLLEIANPGSADGKLPDSDMNEKIQTKLQTESQAESQTELQSIYHSVHNIVDCLFRIAPAIRQPARNHFVLGIKESGELPFEYSERHLVLENYSRADLRIVDRLATAISLRRKMLQYRRECHSNLAIGLDKLEEGESDTPNFVNRDMLQLGELEELKDSNCSRAALLEQEGDEAMVLFPCQIVGERYECPYCFFMVRVDCSEHSWAQHVLDDIMPYVCVFPCCPSPFRLYESRQEWSAHCQLHLKELANGLLGYQPECRPEYPRERRLPEWPIDWPTECPLCTLSTTSDTSWESHVAKHLEKLALLALRWHRRADNAEEIRVAYAYNCDGRAYGNVQGRFQDAPDWVGFEAPEPSTSEKTSSGKDAATESQSWKLLWWVCCRCGESRNADAEASECLSCKHCRCTSCRSVGG, from the coding sequence ATGGCTCAGGCTATCTCATCTACTGTTTTCGCTATCATCCTACAGTTGGGGCACTGGATCTCAGTCGTACAGCTTGGGCTGTTCCATGATCAGGTCCCCGTGTCTCTCTGGGAAGATGAAATAGGGCGGTTGCGAGTGTGGGCTGTAGATGTTGGTGCCGATGAACGCAGTTCATTGTCGCTGGACTACAGACTGCGCGACTCATCTCACCTCAAGGACCAGATCTCCAACCTTCTTGAACAGCTTCAAAGGAGCTGTGAAAAATTGCTGGAGATAGCAAATCCTGGTTCGGCTGATGGGAAGCTTCCGGATTCTGATATGAACGAAAAAATCCAGACAAAGCTCCAGACAGAGTCCCAGGCGGAGTCCCAGACAGAACTCCAATCAATTTATCACTCTGTGCATAATATAGTGGACTGTCTCTTCCGTATTGCACCAGCAATCCGTCAACCTGCCAGAAACCATTTTGTTCTAGGGATCAAGGAGTCTGGCGAGCTGCCATTTGAGTATTCCGAGAGACACCTTGTTCTCGAGAATTACTCTCGAGCAGATCTTCGGATCGTCGATCGGCTTGCAACAGCGATATCACTGCGCCGGAAAATGCTGCAGTATAGGAGAGAATGCCATTCGAACCTCGCTATAGGACTGGACAAGCTCGAGGAAGGCGAGTCTGACACACCAAATTTTGTCAACCGGGACATGTTACAGCTTGGGGAGCTGGAGGAATTGAAGGACTCCAATTGCTCGCGTGCAGCACTTCTTGAACAAGAAGGTGATGAAGCAATGGTTCTTTTCCCCTGTCAGATAGTGGGGGAAAGGTATGAATGCCCTTATTGCTTCTTCATGGTCCGGGTTGATTGCAGTGAACATTCTTGGGCCCAGCACGTCCTCGACGACATCATGCCATATGTCTGTGTCTTCCCATGCTGCCCATCGCCTTTTCGTCTGTATGAATCCCGGCAAGAATGGTCCGCACACTGCCAACTTCATCTCAAGGAGTTGGCTAATGGGCTCCTAGGCTATCAACCAGAGTGTCGACCGGAGTACCCACGAGAGCGTCGTCTACCAGAGTGGCCAATAGACTGGCCAACAGAGTGTCCCTTATGCACGCTGAGCACAACTTCCGACACAAGCTGGGAGAGTCACGTGGCCAAACATCTAGAGAAACTGGCACTTCTTGCATTGCGTTGGCATCGGCGGGCGGACAATGCAGAAGAGATTCGTGTGGCCTACGCATACAATTGTGATGGTCGCGCCTATGGGAATGTACAAGGACGGTTCCAAGATGCTCCCGATTGGGTCGGGTTCGAGGCACCAGAACCCAGCACTTCGGAGAAAACGTCTTCTGGCAAAGACGCAGCAACGGAATCCCAATCTTGGAAACTTCTTTGGTGGGTATGTTGTCGGTGTGGAGAATCACggaatgcagatgcagaagcCAGCGAGTGCCTTTCTTGTAAACATTGTCGCTGCACAAGCTGTCGGTCagttggaggatga
- a CDS encoding putative sterol carrier protein (COG:I;~EggNog:ENOG410PHV6;~InterPro:IPR016039,IPR020613,IPR020617,IPR020616, IPR020615;~PFAM:PF00108,PF02803;~go_function: GO:0016746 - transferase activity, transferring acyl groups [Evidence IEA];~go_function: GO:0016747 - transferase activity, transferring acyl groups other than amino-acyl groups [Evidence IEA]), whose translation MGKKPSGPAYVLGVGMTKFIKPRGKVDYHELGFEAGVKAMLDAHINYDDVEQGVACYVYGDSTCGQRVFYQFGLTQIPIYNVNNNCSTGSTGLAMARTMVSHGAADCVLVVGFEKMSPGSLQSVYNDRANPTGLFGTMMAETRGITNAPGAAQMFGNAGREYMEKYGAKTEDFAEIARINHEHSKRNPYSQFQDEYTLEQILKAPKIHEPLTKLQCCPTSDGAAAAVIVSQAFLDARPHLKDQAILIAGQQLASDNSSLYNRSSIDLMGFGMSRGACRAATAEAGVNVKDIKVCELHDCFSANEMITIDALELSDPGKAHEMVRKGDITYGGKMVINPSGGLISKGHPLGATGLAQCAELVWHLRGWANNRLVNGTDAALQHNLGLGGAVVVTVYKRADGKVATPVPSDVVAKISGLGYNPAVEAKGFTAEQAKSVQSKNHSDTWALGDTQERVLARF comes from the exons ATGGGAAAGAAGCCATCTGGTCCCGCCTACGTCCTTGGCGTGGGAATGACCAAGTTCATCAAACCACGCGGCAAGGTCGATTACCATGAGCTTGGTTTTGAAGCTGGTGTCAAAGCCATGCTGGATGCGCATATCAACTACGACGACGTCGAGCAAGGTGTCGCCTGCTACGTCTACGGTGACAGCACTTGCGGCCAGCGCGTGTTCTATCAGTTCGGTCTGACCCAGATCCCCATTTACAATGTCAACAACAACTGCTCCACTGGATCCACCGGCCTGGCCATGGCTCGCACCATGGTCTCGCATGGAGCTGCTGATTGTGTCTTGGTTGTCGGTTTCGAGAAGATGAGCCCTGGAAGTCTGCAGTCAGTCTATAATGACCGCGCCAATCCTACTGGACTGTTCGGTACCATGATGGCAGAAACTAGGGGAATCACCAATGCTCCTGGTGCTGCACAAATGTTTGGCAATGCTGGACGTGAATATATGGAGAA ATACGGCGCTAAGACAGAGGACTTTGCCGAGATTGCTCGTATCAACCACGAGCACTCGAAGCGCAACCCATACTCTCAGTTCCAGGACGAATACACACTCGAGCAGATTCTTAAGGCGCCCAAGATCCACGAACCTCTCACTAAGCTGCAGTGTTGCCCGACGTCGGATggagctgccgccgccgtcaTTGTTTCCCAAGCATTCCTCGATGCACGCCCGCATCTCAAGGATCAGGCCATCCTCATCGCGGGCCAGCAGCTCGCTTCGGACAACAGCTCGCTCTACAACCGCAGCTCCATTGACTTGATGGGCTTCGGTATGTCCCGCGGGGCATGCCGCGCCGCGACTGCAGAAGCTGGCGTCAACGTGAAGGACATCAAGGTCTGCGAGCTGCACGACTGCTTCTCCGCCAACGAGATGATCACCATCGACGCCCTAGAGCTTTCCGATCCCGGAAAGGCTCACGAAATGGTTCGAAAGGGAGACATCACCTACGGAGGCAAGATGGTCATCAATCCATCGGGCGGTCTCATCTCCAAGGGTCACCCATTGGGCGCCACGGGTCTGGCGCAATGTGCAGAGCTGGTCTGGCATTTGCGCGGCTGGGCCAACAACCGCCTGGTCAATGGAACTGATGCCGCACTCCAGCACAACCTGGGCTTGGGCGGTGCCGTTGTCGTAACGGTGTACAAGCGCGCAGATGGCAAGGTTGCTACACCGGTGCCATCCGACGTCGTTGCTAAGATTTCCGGGCTTGGCTATAACCCGGCCGTGGAGGCCAAGGGCTTCACGGCGGAACAGGCCAAGTCCGTGCAGAGCAAGAACCACAGCGACACATGGGCATTGGGCGATACGCAGGAGAGGGTTCTCGCACGTTTCTAA
- a CDS encoding uncharacterized protein (COG:S;~EggNog:ENOG410PREH): MFDFSNSPWTCDPSKLPDLESQTIRLKMEVLTLENPNRWHEVEAKPDNHSPPQELCRDSHTTSSQQGLSTNENIPNISFPQGVSGTEQGTVIGAQDLPAAVQITNMCVSLSAVGINESNEMLLGYVTDTMHRHNIYHLRSNAESVRNIHSKSLEELFAILSSSPSDVTAQESFTFQDRLKIAVDLACAVLHFHGSWLKREWRARDIMVFKDPRVSKHEPASKPAPKPVPVPYVEWDLNNEPSQVQVGTPFIHLGFVLVELSQCQTLEALKTGEDHDEVQIVANRNTALRLLPFVEAKSGQSYRQVTEQCLNWQNCTLDNDNVSKAVRSIIAPLVGYWRILEGTEHPH; the protein is encoded by the coding sequence ATGTTTGACTTCTCGAACTCCCCATGGACATGTGACCCGTCAAAGCTACCGGACCTTGAATCTCAGACGATTAGATTGAAGATGGAGGTCCTGACTTTGGAGAACCCTAATCGCTGGCACGAAGTCGAGGCTAAACCAGATAATCATAGTCCCCCGCAGGAACTGTGTCGTGATAGCCATACTACGTCAAGCCAGCAAGGGCTATCAACTAATGAAAACATACCCAACATCAGCTTCCCCCAAGGAGTTTCAGGTACCGAACAAGGAACCGTCATTGGAGCCCAAGACCTGCCGGCCGCAGTTCAGATCACCAATATGTGCGTTTCACTGTCAGCCGTCGGTATCAACGAGAGCAATGAGATGCTTCTCGGGTACGTGACAGACACAATGCACAGACATAATATTTACCATCTGCGAAGCAATGCAGAGAGCGTACGGAACATACATTCAAAATCTCTTGAAGAGCTATTTGCAATACtgtcctcctcgccttctgATGTTACTGCTCAAGAAAGCTTCACCTTTCAAGATCGTTTAAAAATCGCGGTAGATCTTGCATGTGCAGTTCTCCACTTTCACGGGAGCTGGCTCAAAAGAGAGTGGAGAGCTCGAGACATCATGGTTTTCAAAGATCCACGCGTCTCAAAACATGAACCCGCATCCAAACCCGCACCCAAACCCGTACCCGTACCCTATGTTGAGTGGGACCTGAATAATGAGCCCAGTCAGGTACAGGTGGGAACACCTTTTATTCATTTGGGGTTCGTACTGGTGGAGCTGTCTCAGTGTCAGACCCTGGAGGCGTTAAAGACAGGGGAAGATCATGATGAAGTGCAGATTGTGGCTAATCGCAATACGGCACTCCGCCTTCTACCATTTGTGGAGGCGAAAAGCGGGCAAAGCTATCGTCAGGTGACAGAACAATGCTTGAATTGGCAGAATTGTACACTTGACAACGATAATGTCTCCAAGGCAGTTCGGTCAATCATTGCGCCTCTGGTGGGATACTGGAGGATTCTCGAAGGGACAGAACATCCACACTGA
- a CDS encoding uncharacterized protein (COG:S;~EggNog:ENOG410PREH;~SECRETED:SignalP(1-28)): protein MATGLEAAGVVLALLPLLVHQIGSYVEGLQMLNRLKWEVYRSWMERNYTALDNERAILLNTLLIAVDGITYCGFGD from the coding sequence ATGGCTACTGGCCTCGAAGCAGCGGGTGTCGTTCTAGCCCTTCTGCCACTGCTGGTACACCAGATCGGCAGCTATGTCGAAGGGCTCCAGATGTTAAATCGCCTAAAATGGGAGGTTTACCGGAGCTGGATGGAACGCAACTACACCGCATTAGACAATGAGAGGGCAATCTTGCTCAATACACTGCTGATCGCTGTGGACGGAATCACTTACTGTGGATTTGGCGATTAG